From one Streptomyces sp. SCSIO 30461 genomic stretch:
- a CDS encoding peptidylprolyl isomerase, which produces MSQSESQPEPKSAAPPREGRIRERGARDAMLRGPATALAVTLGCASLTWAAVGLTTEQAAPGPVAKAMTSCVYTLSDPDERVSLPPTGAKVPTRPYSVTLDTNAGSVVFESFGGDAPCATNSFVHLARQGYYDGSACHRVSTRHIFVLECGDPEGSGLDVLRKIGANGTGSGSPVGKPKDPVVVESVTVR; this is translated from the coding sequence ATGTCCCAGAGTGAATCGCAGCCGGAACCGAAATCCGCCGCACCTCCCCGAGAAGGCCGCATCCGCGAGCGCGGAGCGCGAGACGCGATGCTGCGCGGGCCGGCGACCGCGCTCGCCGTCACCCTGGGGTGCGCGTCCCTGACCTGGGCCGCCGTCGGCCTCACCACGGAACAGGCTGCCCCCGGGCCCGTGGCGAAGGCGATGACGTCGTGTGTGTACACGCTCAGCGACCCCGATGAACGGGTGTCGCTGCCGCCCACCGGCGCCAAGGTCCCCACCCGTCCGTACAGCGTCACACTCGACACGAACGCGGGCAGTGTCGTCTTCGAGTCGTTCGGCGGCGACGCTCCGTGCGCCACGAACTCGTTCGTGCACCTGGCCCGTCAGGGTTACTACGACGGCAGCGCCTGCCACCGTGTGTCCACCCGGCACATCTTCGTTCTCGAATGCGGGGACCCCGAGGGCAGCGGCCTCGACGTGCTCAGGAAGATCGGGGCGAACGGAACCGGCAGCGGGAGCCCTGTCGGAAAGCCGAAGGACCCCGTGGTAGTCGAATCGGTGACCGTCCGGTGA
- a CDS encoding glycosyltransferase: protein MKPSICLCMIVKNESKVIERCLDAAKGLIDYWVISDTGSTDGTRDLIRSALDGIPGELHEEPWVNFGHNRTLNMRHAIGKADYLLLLDADLEVRSDGELPLLTADAYMLRHDCDTSYRIRRLVRGDLPWRYEGVTHEFLTCDREVRQENTDALVIRDHGDGGSKHDKFERDARLLSLELQRDPDNPRTVFYLAQTMRDLGRNAEAIELYERRAAMGGWAEEVYFALLQVGILEAAAAHWPDAAEAFVKAWETRPQRLEACYELASRLRRKGRYHTAFALLCGVVGSPLPSEDILFTQPWVYRWGLLFEYSINAYWVGSYDESVAACDALLEMPDLPGNIREQVIKNRAFAVEKYAGTEGGSEPEPESEPAPRADGQPQASASHRPQPVGG, encoded by the coding sequence ATGAAGCCGTCCATCTGTCTCTGCATGATCGTCAAGAACGAGTCGAAGGTCATCGAGCGCTGCCTGGACGCGGCAAAGGGACTCATCGACTACTGGGTCATCTCCGACACGGGCTCCACCGACGGGACCCGGGACCTGATCCGCTCGGCTCTCGACGGGATTCCCGGTGAGCTCCACGAAGAGCCCTGGGTGAACTTCGGGCACAACCGCACCCTGAACATGCGGCACGCCATCGGGAAGGCCGACTACCTACTGCTGCTGGACGCGGACCTGGAAGTCCGGAGCGACGGTGAACTCCCCCTGCTGACCGCCGACGCGTACATGCTGCGGCACGACTGCGACACCTCGTACCGCATCCGGCGGCTGGTCCGCGGTGATCTGCCGTGGCGGTACGAGGGCGTCACCCACGAGTTCCTCACCTGCGACCGGGAAGTGCGCCAGGAGAACACGGACGCCCTGGTGATCCGCGACCACGGCGACGGTGGCTCCAAGCACGACAAGTTCGAGCGTGACGCACGGCTGCTCAGTCTCGAACTCCAGCGCGACCCCGACAATCCGCGCACCGTCTTCTACCTGGCGCAGACCATGCGGGATCTGGGGCGGAACGCCGAAGCGATCGAACTCTACGAGCGACGCGCCGCCATGGGCGGATGGGCCGAGGAGGTGTACTTCGCCCTGCTCCAAGTCGGCATCCTCGAGGCGGCGGCCGCGCACTGGCCGGACGCCGCTGAGGCCTTCGTCAAGGCCTGGGAGACTCGTCCGCAGCGCCTGGAGGCCTGCTACGAACTCGCCTCACGGCTGCGCAGGAAGGGGCGCTACCACACCGCGTTCGCCCTGCTGTGCGGTGTGGTCGGCAGCCCCCTGCCCTCGGAGGACATCCTGTTCACCCAGCCCTGGGTGTACCGGTGGGGACTCCTCTTCGAGTACTCGATCAACGCCTACTGGGTCGGGTCCTACGACGAGTCCGTCGCCGCGTGCGACGCGCTGCTGGAGATGCCCGATCTGCCCGGGAACATTCGCGAACAGGTCATCAAGAACCGCGCTTTCGCCGTCGAGAAGTACGCCGGGACAGAGGGCGGTAGCGAGCCCGAGCCCGAGTCCGAGCCCGCCCCGCGGGCGGACGGGCAGCCGCAGGCTTCGGCCTCCCACCGGCCTCAGCCCGTGGGCGGCTGA
- a CDS encoding pyruvate carboxylase has protein sequence MFRKVLVANRGEIAIRAFRAAFELGISTVAVFPYEDRNSLHRAKADEAYQIGEKGHPVRAYLSVDEVIKAARKAGADAVYPGYGFLSENPGLAAACADAGITFVGPPASVLHLTGNKARAVAAAREAGVPVLKSSQPSTDVDQLLDAAQAIGFPVFVKAVAGGGGRGMRHVSEPGELRESIDAAMREAESAFGDATVFLEQAVVNPRHIEVQILADGDGNVVHLYERDCSVQRRHQKVVEIAPAPNLDPDLRDRICADAVAFARHIGYVNAGTVEFLVDERGNHVFIEMNPRIQVEHTVTEQVTGRDLVIGQLRIAAGMTLPDLRLSQDDIVLNGTALQCRITTEDPANGFRPDTGMISAYRSPGGPGVRLDGGTVHTGAEVSAHFDSMLVKLTCHGHDFTNAARRARRAIAEFRIRGVATNLPFLGAVLDHPGFREGRVTTSFIADHPELLKARPSADRGSRMLSYLAETTVNRPHGPRPLVIDPVLKLPATSLGGEPPAGSRQRLAALGPEAFAAELRAQRAVAVTDTTFRDAHQSLLATRVRTRDLLAVAPYVARTAPELLSLECWGGATYDVALRFLAEDPWERLAALREAAPNICTQMLLRGRNTVGYTPYPVEVTDAFVAEAAATGMDVFRIFDALNDVAQMRPAIDAVRSTGTALAEVALCYTGDLSDPAEQLYTLDYYLRLAEAIVEAGAHVLAIKDMAGLLRPPAARTLVTALRERFDLPVHLHTHDTAGGQLATLIAAVDSGVDAVDAAVASMAGTTSQPSLSALVAATDHTERATGLSLEAVGALEPYWEAMRKVYAPFESGLASPTGRVYHHEIPGGQLSNLRQQAIALGLGDRFELIEDCYAAADRMLGRLVKVTPSSKVVGDLALHLVGAGVDAADFESDPGKFDVPDSVIGFLSGELGDPPGGWPEPFRTRALKGRPAQAVAPTLSEDDRQGLGRDRRATLNRLLFPGPTKEFDAHREAYGDTSVLPTQDFFYGLEPDVEHTVTLGAGVTLLIQLEAISEADERGIRTVLATLNGQLRPVSVRDKSIATEVKAAEKAERGNDRHVPAPFAGVVTLQVEEGATVSAGQTVATIEAMKMEASITAQCSGTVARLAIGRIQQVEAGDLLIEID, from the coding sequence ATGTTCCGCAAGGTATTGGTCGCCAACCGGGGCGAGATCGCGATCCGCGCCTTCCGCGCGGCGTTCGAACTCGGCATCTCCACGGTGGCGGTGTTCCCCTACGAGGACCGCAACTCGCTTCATCGCGCCAAGGCGGACGAGGCCTATCAGATCGGTGAGAAGGGCCACCCCGTGCGGGCCTATCTGTCGGTCGACGAAGTCATCAAAGCCGCGCGCAAGGCCGGTGCCGACGCCGTCTACCCCGGCTACGGCTTCCTGTCCGAGAACCCCGGCCTCGCCGCCGCCTGCGCCGACGCGGGGATCACCTTCGTCGGGCCCCCGGCATCCGTGCTGCACCTGACGGGCAACAAGGCCCGTGCGGTGGCCGCCGCCCGTGAGGCGGGGGTCCCCGTGCTGAAGTCGTCGCAACCGTCCACGGACGTGGACCAGTTGCTCGACGCCGCGCAGGCCATCGGCTTCCCGGTCTTCGTCAAGGCCGTCGCGGGAGGCGGTGGACGGGGAATGCGGCATGTCTCCGAGCCCGGAGAACTGCGGGAGTCGATCGACGCGGCGATGCGCGAGGCGGAGTCCGCCTTCGGCGACGCCACCGTCTTCCTCGAGCAGGCCGTCGTCAACCCCCGCCATATCGAGGTGCAGATCCTCGCCGACGGCGACGGCAACGTCGTCCACCTTTACGAGCGGGACTGCTCGGTGCAGCGGCGCCACCAGAAGGTCGTGGAGATCGCCCCGGCACCGAACCTCGACCCTGACCTGCGCGACCGCATCTGCGCCGACGCCGTCGCCTTCGCCAGGCACATCGGCTACGTCAACGCGGGCACCGTCGAGTTCCTCGTGGACGAGCGCGGCAACCATGTCTTCATCGAGATGAACCCGCGTATCCAGGTGGAGCACACGGTCACCGAGCAGGTCACCGGACGGGACCTGGTCATCGGGCAGCTGCGGATCGCCGCGGGGATGACCCTGCCCGATTTGCGGCTGAGTCAGGACGACATCGTGCTCAACGGCACGGCCCTCCAGTGCCGCATCACCACCGAGGACCCGGCCAACGGATTCCGTCCCGACACCGGCATGATCTCCGCGTACCGATCCCCGGGCGGCCCCGGAGTACGGCTCGACGGAGGCACCGTCCACACCGGTGCGGAGGTGTCCGCACACTTCGACTCGATGCTGGTCAAGCTGACTTGCCACGGGCATGACTTCACCAACGCCGCCCGCCGTGCACGGCGGGCGATCGCCGAGTTCCGCATCCGAGGAGTCGCCACCAACCTGCCGTTCCTCGGTGCGGTGCTCGACCATCCGGGATTCCGTGAAGGCCGGGTCACGACGAGTTTCATCGCGGACCATCCGGAGCTGCTCAAGGCGCGTCCGTCCGCCGACCGGGGCAGCCGGATGCTCAGCTATCTCGCCGAGACCACGGTCAACCGCCCGCACGGTCCACGTCCCCTGGTGATCGACCCGGTCCTGAAGCTCCCCGCCACCTCGCTGGGCGGCGAGCCCCCCGCGGGCTCGCGGCAGCGTCTCGCGGCCCTCGGCCCCGAAGCGTTCGCGGCGGAGCTGCGCGCACAGCGCGCCGTCGCGGTGACCGACACGACCTTCCGCGACGCCCATCAGTCCCTGCTGGCCACCCGGGTGCGGACACGTGATCTGCTGGCCGTCGCCCCGTATGTGGCCCGCACCGCGCCGGAGCTGCTGAGCCTGGAGTGCTGGGGCGGCGCCACCTACGACGTCGCGCTGCGCTTCCTCGCCGAGGACCCCTGGGAGCGGCTCGCGGCACTGCGGGAAGCGGCGCCCAACATCTGCACGCAGATGCTGCTGCGCGGTCGCAACACCGTCGGCTACACGCCGTACCCGGTCGAGGTGACCGACGCCTTCGTAGCCGAGGCGGCGGCGACCGGTATGGACGTCTTCCGCATCTTCGACGCACTCAACGACGTCGCGCAGATGCGTCCCGCCATCGACGCCGTTCGGTCCACCGGAACCGCCCTGGCCGAGGTCGCCCTCTGCTACACCGGCGATCTGTCGGACCCCGCCGAGCAGCTCTACACGCTCGACTACTACCTGCGGCTGGCCGAGGCGATCGTCGAGGCCGGGGCGCACGTGCTGGCCATCAAGGACATGGCCGGGCTGCTGCGCCCGCCCGCTGCCCGCACACTGGTCACCGCGCTGCGTGAGCGCTTCGACCTCCCGGTGCACCTGCACACCCATGACACGGCAGGCGGCCAGCTCGCCACCCTGATCGCCGCGGTCGACTCGGGCGTCGACGCGGTCGACGCGGCGGTCGCCTCGATGGCGGGCACCACCAGCCAGCCCTCGCTGTCGGCGCTGGTCGCGGCCACCGACCACACCGAGCGTGCCACCGGGCTCTCGCTCGAGGCGGTCGGCGCGCTGGAGCCGTACTGGGAAGCGATGCGCAAGGTCTACGCGCCCTTCGAGTCCGGGCTCGCCTCACCCACCGGGCGGGTCTACCACCACGAGATTCCCGGCGGGCAGTTGTCCAATCTGCGGCAGCAGGCCATCGCGCTCGGCCTGGGCGACCGCTTCGAGCTGATCGAGGACTGCTACGCCGCCGCCGACCGGATGCTGGGCCGGCTCGTCAAGGTGACTCCCTCGTCGAAGGTGGTGGGCGACCTCGCCCTGCACCTGGTGGGAGCCGGGGTCGACGCGGCCGACTTCGAATCCGACCCCGGCAAGTTCGACGTACCCGACTCGGTGATCGGGTTCCTGAGCGGTGAACTGGGCGACCCGCCCGGAGGCTGGCCCGAGCCGTTCCGTACCAGGGCGCTCAAGGGGCGTCCTGCCCAGGCGGTGGCGCCCACACTCTCGGAGGACGACCGCCAGGGACTCGGACGGGACCGCCGGGCGACGCTGAACAGGCTGCTGTTCCCCGGTCCGACCAAGGAGTTCGACGCCCATCGCGAGGCCTACGGCGACACGTCGGTGCTGCCCACGCAGGACTTCTTCTACGGGCTCGAGCCGGATGTCGAACACACCGTCACCCTGGGTGCCGGTGTCACCTTGCTGATCCAACTGGAGGCGATCTCCGAGGCCGACGAGCGCGGTATCCGCACCGTGCTGGCTACGCTCAACGGCCAACTGCGCCCGGTGTCGGTACGGGACAAGTCCATCGCCACCGAGGTCAAGGCCGCGGAGAAGGCCGAGCGCGGCAACGACCGGCATGTCCCCGCACCGTTCGCGGGTGTGGTGACGCTCCAGGTCGAGGAGGGCGCGACGGTGTCCGCGGGGCAGACGGTGGCCACCATCGAGGCGATGAAGATGGAGGCCTCCATCACGGCACAGTGCTCCGGCACGGTCGCGCGCCTGGCCATCGGAAGGATCCAGCAGGTAGAGGCGGGCGATCTGCTCATCGAGATCGACTGA
- a CDS encoding NADP-dependent oxidoreductase, producing the protein MTATNRQIRLAARPSGTVRPEDWEHHVAPVAEPGPGQFAGRTQVISLDPAMRGWLDDRPSYLPPVGIGEVMRAGSVIEVTASDHPGFQPGDQVLGTFGVQEYVVSDGKGAMKIDTSLAPASTYLGALGMPGMTAYFGLLDVGALKEGETVVVSGAAGAVGSIVGQIARIKGCRVVGIAGGPEKCALLTDELGFDAAIDYREGDIKQRLRELTPDGIDVYFDNVGGDILDAALTRLAMHARVVICGAISQYNNTTPVSGPSNYLSLLVRRARMEGFVVFDYAKRYAEAAQEIAGWIGDGRIKVKEHVVKGGVDDFPETFQMLFRGDNVGKLVLDVG; encoded by the coding sequence ATGACTGCGACCAACCGCCAGATCCGCCTGGCAGCACGCCCCTCCGGCACGGTGCGCCCCGAGGACTGGGAACACCATGTGGCACCTGTGGCGGAACCGGGACCCGGCCAGTTCGCCGGCCGGACACAGGTCATCTCGCTGGACCCGGCCATGCGCGGCTGGCTCGACGACCGGCCCTCGTACCTTCCGCCCGTGGGGATCGGCGAGGTGATGCGGGCCGGGTCGGTCATCGAGGTCACCGCGTCCGACCATCCCGGGTTCCAGCCCGGTGACCAGGTCCTCGGTACCTTCGGGGTGCAGGAGTACGTCGTGTCCGACGGCAAGGGCGCGATGAAGATCGACACCTCGCTCGCCCCGGCGTCCACATACCTCGGCGCGCTCGGGATGCCGGGCATGACCGCCTACTTCGGCCTGCTCGACGTCGGCGCGCTGAAGGAGGGCGAGACGGTCGTGGTGTCCGGGGCCGCGGGTGCCGTCGGTTCCATCGTGGGACAGATCGCCAGGATCAAGGGATGCCGGGTGGTCGGCATCGCCGGCGGGCCCGAGAAGTGCGCACTGCTCACCGACGAACTGGGCTTCGACGCAGCGATCGACTACCGCGAAGGGGACATCAAGCAGCGCCTGCGTGAGCTGACCCCCGACGGAATCGACGTCTACTTCGACAACGTCGGCGGTGACATCCTGGACGCCGCGCTGACCCGGCTGGCGATGCACGCCCGCGTGGTGATCTGCGGGGCGATCAGCCAGTACAACAACACCACACCGGTCAGTGGCCCTTCGAACTACCTGTCCCTGCTGGTGCGCCGCGCCCGTATGGAGGGCTTCGTGGTCTTCGACTACGCCAAGCGCTACGCGGAGGCCGCCCAGGAGATCGCCGGCTGGATCGGCGACGGCCGGATCAAGGTCAAGGAACATGTGGTCAAGGGCGGTGTGGACGACTTCCCGGAGACCTTCCAGATGCTGTTCCGCGGTGACAATGTGGGCAAGCTCGTCCTCGACGTGGGCTGA
- a CDS encoding TIGR03618 family F420-dependent PPOX class oxidoreductase, with translation MTTEDEAGITEGERFWRERRICYLTTPRPDGTPHLVPVGVTYDPHSRIARVITSAGSRKVRNLRAAGPDTPVAVSQAEGRLWCTLEGTAVVRDDPESVADAERRYAERYKPPRPNPERVVIEIAVTRAMGTAKPVGW, from the coding sequence ATGACGACCGAGGACGAGGCCGGGATCACCGAGGGAGAACGCTTCTGGCGGGAACGCCGGATCTGCTATCTCACCACTCCCCGCCCGGACGGCACCCCGCACCTCGTGCCCGTGGGTGTCACCTATGACCCGCACTCCCGGATCGCACGCGTCATCACCAGCGCGGGCAGCAGGAAGGTCCGCAACCTGCGTGCCGCAGGCCCCGACACACCGGTGGCCGTGAGTCAGGCCGAGGGGCGGCTGTGGTGCACCCTCGAAGGCACCGCCGTCGTCAGGGACGACCCCGAGTCCGTGGCCGATGCCGAACGGCGCTATGCCGAGCGCTACAAGCCGCCGCGGCCCAATCCGGAGCGCGTGGTCATCGAGATCGCCGTCACCCGCGCCATGGGCACCGCGAAACCAGTCGGCTGGTGA
- a CDS encoding transposase, giving the protein MAETGGDMARFASAKNLAPWAGLCPGHHESAGKVRSTRVRPGNAHLKGALGMAAFGAARTKGSYLQARYKRLTARRGPMKALIAVEHSIITAIWHMLTDNVAYHELGGDYFTRRDPERAARRAVTRLNELGYRVTLDPMEAAG; this is encoded by the coding sequence GTGGCCGAGACGGGTGGTGACATGGCCCGGTTCGCCTCGGCCAAAAACCTCGCCCCCTGGGCCGGACTGTGCCCCGGACACCACGAATCGGCCGGCAAGGTCAGGAGCACCCGGGTCCGCCCCGGAAACGCCCATCTCAAGGGCGCGTTGGGGATGGCCGCATTCGGCGCCGCACGCACCAAGGGCTCCTACCTCCAGGCGCGTTACAAGCGACTGACCGCCCGCCGCGGACCGATGAAGGCACTCATCGCCGTCGAGCACTCGATCATCACCGCGATCTGGCACATGCTCACCGACAACGTGGCCTACCACGAGCTCGGCGGCGACTACTTCACCCGACGCGACCCCGAACGCGCCGCACGCCGGGCCGTAACCCGCCTCAACGAACTCGGCTACCGGGTCACCCTCGACCCCATGGAGGCCGCCGGATGA
- a CDS encoding DUF6131 family protein → MIILGLILLIIGAVTGISILWTIGIILVAIGLVLWVLGAVGHAVGGRRHYY, encoded by the coding sequence ATGATCATCCTCGGACTCATATTGCTCATCATCGGCGCAGTGACCGGTATCAGCATTCTCTGGACCATCGGCATCATTCTGGTCGCCATCGGTTTGGTGCTGTGGGTGCTCGGCGCGGTGGGCCACGCGGTGGGTGGACGTCGGCACTACTACTGA